TTTTGCTACACAAAATACATCTTATGATAAAATAACACACAACTTTCCTCTGACAGAAGATACAGATTAAGACAGAGCAGATCTGTCAAGGCAggctttataaaaatattttaaaagaatatgcCACCCTTCTTAAGAATGTAGTCAAAGCTGTGTGCAACTCAAACCAACATGTTATAAAGCTTTAAATAATACAATTATGAACGGAACAGCAAcaaaggtcggggggggggggggaagcctgataAAAAGTGTTACAGAAAAAGCCCAGAGTGAACAGTAGTACACAGGGGAAAAGCCTAACAAGCCTCCCTGAGGAAGTAATCCCGGCAAGGAAGTGTGTTGAATCACACTGGTGAACTCCTTTTGGACCCAAAAAACATTGTTCAAATTTTAGTACAGTCTATGCTGAAGAAGATGCTGGAGAAGGAACACAGAGCAACAGCAGAGTATCGGCACTGCAGGTACAAATGTCAGCATTCAGTACCCATCATCTGCAGTTAGACTGGCTCTCTTTGCCAGATATCTGACAAAGCCACGGTTAGTTACAGCAGAGAACTAGACCAGATGAACTGGCCCACAGGTATTAAAAGTTGTACAAGAGTGCATCTGTGATATGTGTGACCAATCAAAATGGTATTCTGGAACCAGCTACTGATAGGAGGGGGCAGTCCAAACAACGAGTCAAGTTTTGAATGGGTTCTTGATTCAGAACTGTATCTGGCAGTATgggcttgctctgtgccaaatttagagaAGGCTAGACAAGTACTTTTAaagttctcatttaaaaaaaaactcttctcttCAAGTGATCACATTTTGCTATCATTTATTGTGACTTGTACCAAACTGTATAGTCAACATTTTTCAGATGCCTATCactgagagagaggagagaggagataGGGGATCCACAGACAGAGAAGACATGGGATGGGCTGAGGGTGAGgagccttagagcagtggtgggAGCTACAGACAGAGGAGAGGGaagacaacacacacagagagattggtagcagaaagagaaagggagacacGGACAGAGAGCTTCTTTGCAATTTTTTGGTtggaggaatccaaagcaaatGCTCCGTCCAACCCAATCTCCTTCTTGTTTTCATATGTATTTAGACAGAGCAAGCTAGTGTTGGTGTACTTTAAATTCAGCCCCATTCAACATAATAAGCTTATCTCCAAGAGGTAACCCAGTCTGTGTTTTTGCACTTGTGAACTTAGCAGTAAGTCCCCCTGAGATGAAAGGAACTTATTCCTGGGCAAGATGGTATGTTAGGACTATAAACTTAGCAGAAATGTATTATGGAACTTGGTCAGACATCTGTGAGTatgctggcaggcagggtcacttgtaacatacatttaaaatattgccaCTGTGTCCATGAATCAAAATGTCTGCCACTGCGGTGACATaccatgcccacattgccaacaAGAAAAGGATCCCAGGCTTCCCAATACAAAGCTCAGCCTGGATATCGAAGATATCAATTTCAGCAGTCAAGTTGGTCTAtgggatcccctcttgtgctcactactattcagaCTGAtagcaaggaaaagaaaatccaaGTACCCCTTTTTATTAATTAACCCAATCTCACCCAAGTACAATGTAATTTTCATAGCTGTATTTTTACTCTAAACAATAAATACCCAGAGAAACTGTAGAAATACAGCCATAACAATTGCTTGATGCTTCAGTAAGATATGATTAACTGGTAGAAAAAGAGTCAGATTCTGGagttttcccttgcttggtatctttctgtgaatggtaatgagcataAAAGGGGATCCTGTAATTTATCCCGACTGATATGGGTATCATCAACATGCAAGCTGGCCATTtctatgcaaagcttggcatccttttttttcttgctggcaatgcaaAGCAATTCTGAACCATTTCGTTATTCTGAATAAAGTCGGGCACTTCGCATTTGTAtctcagggatatgaatatgactCACAGCAGCACAGTGGCCGAATTCCCACCCCCCAGGACCGGCTGGGCGACTCACTGAGCTCCGGCAAGCACGAGTCCTTCAGGGGCAGTAGTGAGCCAATTCTGGCAGGAGCCCAGCTggcccttctctgcctccctaaGCAGCCGGCCACTGAAGCAGTTGGCTGtacggggaggcagggaagggccagTCGGGCTCCTGCTGGAATTAGTGTGCTTCCGCCACTGAAGGACCCCAGTGCCACATGGAGCCTGCTGAGTCATCCAGCTGGGTTCTGGGGGGGGTGAGTGGAAATTGGATCACTGTGGTGAATGTATTCATACCCCTGAGATACAAATAAGAAGTGCCTGACTCTAATTTTGAACCACTGGCAGAGAAGgaatgtcccacattcataaactagaaaTTTCTTGCAGGATTGAGTTACTCAATACAAAACAACTTGAAATAGTCTGTTTTAGGCAAAACAGGTCCCACTCTGGTGTTCCAGCATCCATCTTTGGCATCTTCTAAAGGTCTTAAAACCTTTATAGATTATGTTCgggattatttatttaagtttttgaaaaatataagaTGAACTCTAAATATAGGTTTAAATTAATGTACTGAAAATTCCAGGAGAGGCCAACCTTAGACTGTGAGATACCTGAAAGAGCACAGACAATTCTAATGATGAAAATAAATCTTCAGACTGATTGCACTTTCTGCCCCTCTAGCTAAAATTCGTACGGACTGAAAATTATCAAAGACCTTTTCAAATCTATGGTGGGTTTTATGGAGGTGACTATCCAATTATTACTTTGATCATCCCACAAATAATTGCTTGTTCAAGCATACTGGTAATTAGATTAAAAAGGTAACTGACCTTCTTTGCAACACTGAGTTCATAGACCACTTCTTTCTCTTCATCTCTCATTACTGGTACCCTTAACGTATTGCCTACAAGAACATGGCTACGAATAACAGGTAATACGTCAAAACAGTCTTTGGCAATCTTTTCCAATGCTGCAGCCACAGCTCTACTGTCAGGATTATCAGTTTTTTCAAATGACAAAGGCAGTTCTGAATTGCAGTCACCAACTGAATGAGTGGCATCCTCATTGCCCAGGGAGACAGTTTCATCAGCAGAGCACTGATGATCCACATCTGAGACTACAGATGAAAGCTCTTCCTTGCAGATTTCCAAATTTGGTAACCTGCTATTCAGCCTTGGCCTTTTGGCACCCTTTGGCATAGCTACTGATGACAGTGTCCTTTTCCCAGTCTCATTCATACTGGAGAATGGCTGGTCTGGATAAGAcatgttttttgttcctgttttaaCAAAAACAGTGGATGTGGAATTGATTGCTTTAAAGCCACTGATTTGATGGACAGGCTGAGGGATATTCTTGCTATCTAGAGAAGAAGACCTACTGAGCTGAATGTTACCTTTCAGGATGTTGAGCGTTCTTGCTCGAGCAGATAGCTCTGGATACATGCTGTCCAAAATTTTCACTGAATTTTCCTGAGGCACAGATGGTATTCCACTGCTAGCTGCAGATGGAGGAAGTCTGCCTGGCACAGGAAGGGCATGCTTAGGAGTGGTGGCACAAAACTGAAGGGGAGAAGACAGAGTTCTCTGACCTACTGACATTTCAGAAGGAGATGGGGTGGTCAATGTAGCTGTGGATTCACATTTTGGAGTATCTGACAATGGTGACATCGATGGAGAAACTGGAATTTCACATAAATGAGAAACTAATTCATGAAGTGAGGATGGTAAGGAAGATTGCCTAGACAAAGACATTCTTGGGGAAACAGGCTTAACAGTTCTTGGAGGCGTAGCTAACAGAGGGGGGAGCAAAGGTGGTAGAGGGGGACCCATTTCTTGCCTAATTTTTGCTAGAGTTTTTGGACAATGTTTCGTTGGTGCAGAAGTATCTGCCTCAGCTAATATTGTTTCAGTCAGCAAGGTATGGCgactcttccttcttcctttaaaGCTTGGTATTCTGTGGAAGAGCCTGTCTTGTCCACTTTTAACATCTGCAGCATCTATAGAATCTGTTGGTTTAGAAACCTGCTCCGCTCCATTTTTTGGACAAGGTTCAAAAAGAACTAGCGAGTCTAGTTTCACAGATACTAATTTCTCTTGTTCAGAGATAGAGTTGGAAGATTCGAAGGTGGGTGGCATGGCATTCAAGTTGGTTTTAACAGCAGGAGTTGTTCCCTTATTCTCTACGCAGCATTCCTTGTTATTACCATCATCAGCATGGCAAGATGTTAACTGGCTTTGCTCCAAATCTGAAGCAGCAAAGCTTCTTCCTTGCGCAGGACTTGACTTCTCTTCAGAAATGTTTGACTGAACGTCAGAGGTTTCTACACTAACACCACTGTGCTTTGTGTCTGGTGCTGATGTATCACTATCAATCTCCAGATTTCTGGCTGACAACTTTCTGGAGAGAGATTTCTCATATGTTAGTGCCTGGCTTGGCAGTGAAAAAACTGGTGGAATATTTTGTTCGGTTTGCCTCTCACCTGACTTCTCTGTTGCTATAGAGTCTTCCAATTCTAATAAGGCATTTTCATCACTACATGTTAACCTTTCTGCATATGAATGTTCCCATGCAATCATCTGAGAATCAGTGTCACATATTGCAGACTGTCCATCTTTTAGGGAGGCACTTTCTGCATCCTGAGATAACTCATGCACGTCATCATCTGGACTTATAGTAGATAATGTACCTGTAGGACTGCTTCTTATGCCCTCCAATCCATCTTTGGCTGTTGCAAACCTTGGAGGTGTTTTTGTGAAATCCACCTTTCTTAGCAGGCAAGTTTCTTCTTCTGAGGAATCCGAGACAGGTGAGTTCACAATCGTattttctgacatctttgcctcATCCACAGTTTCAGATTTTATATCACTGCTTAATAGTGCAGCTATTTCTTTAGCTGTTGCTTCAAGGgtctgttttacagtatttgaaGATGTCCCTGATTTATCAGGAATAACAAGTTCCTCATCATTTTGGACTGATTTGTTTTGTGTCGGAACATCTATACTGTTTAGACTAGAAGCTTCAGGAGTCAATGCTTCAGACTTATTTCCACCATGATAACCTTTAATTAGTGCCTGCAGTTCACCAGAAAGTGACTGTACTTCATTTTTACTGTTAGAAAGCCAGTCAATGGTTCTATGGCTACTTTCCTCAGAATCATTAATATTTCCCTCTTTACCCTTCAAACCTTCTCCGGAATTAGGACAATTAACACAAGCACGCATTTCTCTAATTATAGACGAAAGTACAATGCATGTTGGGATGTGAGATGGTGCAACTGAATCATCACCAGAGTTTTGGACATTTCTGCTTAAATGCCCAAGATTGACTTCAAGGTTAGGACAAGTGACACCAATGGATTCTGTAGTGGACTTCACTGTGGTGGTCAAAATTGTTTCAATATCTCTGTTTTCAGGCTCTGACACATTTTGCTCAGATGGAACTGCACCTTCATTCTTGATGTGTTCTGATACCATCTCCTTTGCTACAGAATAGCCATCATTCTTTTCTGTCTCTTCTGTAGCATATTTCTTTAGAGAAGATGAATTGCTCTTACCATACCAATCTGACATCTCTTGAGATGTGTCATTTGTTCCACACTGTAGATTTCTAGATAATGAACTCACTTTCTCATTATACATAGTTCCCAAAGCAGATGGTTTTTCGCCTTCTCCTACCATAAGAGAATGTATGGCCTCTTTTTCTGTGATATTCAGTGATTCATTGCCTTTTTCCTGTATGCTGCTGGAAACCAAACATTCCTCTTCTTTAGATATCTCTGCAGTCTGAAAGCTATTTGAAACACTATCTACTTTGGATGCACATTTAGATTCAGTGCCCATATTTTCAGTGCAGTCCAATTCTGAAGCACTTTCAGTGACATTCTCCAGTTCAAAGGCCACACTATTAGATTCAACAAGTCCTTCAGAAAGTAGCAAAGTGTTTTTGATGACAAATGTTTGAGCTGGTATCACTGAATCACTTTTACCACCTGTCTCTTGTGGTAATTTAGCAAAAACTTTTTGGTCCATTACCTGTTCTTCTTGCAGACCTTCCTTTTTTATGTCCATTGATTTTGGTTCCTCAGTCATGCTATCTGCTGTTTTCAGTGGATTATCATCTATATTTTTGGTAGGAACAGAAGCAGTAATGCTGCATTCATTTCCTATCTGTACTACTTCATCTACATGACACAATGATTCAGTGCATCCAACTGCTTCCAATGTAAAATGCAGCTCTGGACTCAGAGCATCTATATTCACAAATCCTTTGCCATTTGCTTCCATCTCATTTTGCTCATTGGATTTCTGTGCACGGCTATGGCCTTCTTCTACATATTGTGATTTGGTACCTGTATCTGAGGCATTAATCACTTTTTTGCTGGGCTGTCTAAATGGCACCTCAGCACTCTGCTGCTGGACCAGCTCAAGTTGACGTTCTGCTCCAAAAAGGGATTTACGGGTGCTgacattcattttcttttccatgaATTGTACGTCATTTTTGTCTGCACTACATACTTCAGGTGCTGCATTTTGTTCAGTGGGCTCTCCATCAACACGCCATGCTTTTATGGAATTACTTTCAGACTGGATGTTGTCACTGACATCTTTCACTCCTCCTCCTGTCAGTCCTTCAATTTTCTGAGGGTCTCTATCTTGAAGTGGCTGAGGCCAATCGTCTAATTTTGTTCTAgctaattctttctttcctttttcttctttaaaggcACTGGAGTCTTCTAGCACATCCACAATGCTTCCTGTAAGCATTTCCTGAACATACACTGGTTTGACTGTTTCTTGTTGACCTTGTAGGTTAATGGACATTAAACTTGGCAACAGGAGTCTATCTGTTGTACTGACAGTCTTTTCACTGAAGCCTTCTGTACTATGTGCTGTTTTGCCAGTCACTGTGTGTATTTCCATAAAGTCAGAATTCTCTTCTAGATGCCTCTCTTGATTCTTGGATGTGGCATCTTTCTCACTAAAGTATGTTGATGTTGCTGTCAAAGGGTCAGGATACAGAACTGACTGTTCATCCCTTAATTTTCTGAGTTTTTCAGGTGGTTCTTGAGGATCATTATTTGCAAGATTAATACTAGAACTGCTGCATTTGTTCCAAGATCCTGCTGAATGATTTTCTTGAACAGTTTCAATTGCTGGTTCACTCTGATCGCTTTTTTCCATAATGTTTTCCAGCATTTGtgcattttcattcatttcatcatCACTGGAATCTGTTATGTCTCCGAACAATATATCCTTAAAGAGATAAATGAGAGTTGGTAATACAATAATTGCCGTAACAATACAAATTATAATGTTCACCACTTTTTTAGCAAAATGGGTACAGACCACTAGGTGTGTGCGTTCTTTTtctggacttcaaatcccagagtTCTCCCTTCTGGAAGTTCTATTGGATGGACAGACAAAGTACCTGTATTGTGCTCACCTGGACAAAGGCTGGGCTGGAAGGCCTCATGGCCCAAACTTGGGTATAATCTGTTGTTAGAAAAggaaactacaccagagcagagcTTCCAGAATTGAGAATGTTGTGAtctggaataaaaaaaatgaaactaaactaaactaacccccccctccccaaccaaTCAATGTACATGCCTACATGACTACTAAAGGCATCTTTAAACAGCTGTATCTTTTAATGACAACTTAGCTCTAGTTCTCAGTAATATGACAGACTGTTCAATATAACAAGAGgcccatggtgcagtggttaaactgcagtcaaacctttgttcacaacctgagttcagtctgaatgggttcaggtagccagctcaaaatTGACaaagtcttccatccttctgaggtcagtaaaatgaggacccatTCACGGGGGGTGGGGGCACATTCTTTGCACAATTAtggtgtaaaccacccagagagtgctctaacactATGAGGAGGCATATCAGTTGAAACAACAAACACTGCCTTTTGAGCTAACAGAGGTTCCTAGACAACCCACATCTACAGTGCATTATAGTACATGAAAAGACAGGTACTGAATATCAAAGGATCATCTTCTGATGTGGAAAAGGGACCGACAGTTTAAAACAGCTTGCTTATGTTCAAGCCTGTTATAATGTGCCATATTGAATTGGATCTAATAGCAAGAATCCTGCCGGTGATTTAACCATAAGTTAAATAATTTAACTCACCATAGCGAATTTACACCAAATACTGTAATGTGTCAACTGCATTACCAGGCACATGCCTGTTGCACAATGAGGCACATGACTTCTAATGTGGCCAGCACCTTATTAGTTGGTAGCAATTTGCCCTGGTGGGTTAGGCAATTCAACATATACATGGATAAAGCAGGATTCTGACCTATATGCTTAGGAATCGGCTCTATCTGCTCCTTTAAACAGACAAAGGTTGAGAGTGTGTGAAAGAGGCACATTGATTCACTGATTTTGGCTGCAAGGGGCAATAACAttttttcagttttcaaagtGTTAAAAAACCTGTGAAGCATGTTTATCTAAGACAACAGTAGGCTGACTGCTCACAATGGACAACAATAGCTCTTTCATGTCACCTTAGGCAAAAAAGTATCCAGCCTCAGCAGTATTGTGGCAATTTATGAAGTCAATTACCATCATAATATTATATTGCTTACTTTTAAGTCATTTTGAAACTTACTGGAGTAGCAGCAGGTGAAAACTTTATGGGAGACAGCAGAGGGGGAAGAGGGGTAAACCAATTGAAAACATCTCTCATAATTTCATCAAGTTCTTCCTGATCCTTGTTGAAATGATCCATACAACTTGCTGCTAAATCTGTCTGAGTGATGTGCTGTAGAGACTGGTTTTTACAAAGAGTACTGTCCCAAGCATCAGTAGTTTCCATGCCCTTGCTTTCTGGTGGATCACCACATCTGGCAGGACTGTCGTCCAATTTTATCTGAAGTGATGTCAAAGAAGTTTGTGGTGTATGGCTTTCAGTTGAAGAACTATAAGTAGGAGCCTTTCCTTGAGATTTCTTGAATTTTGAAAGATTCTGCATTGTTTCTATGGGATAGGAAATAATCCACAGTTAAAACAAGATGTCTATTTTCCTTACCTTCTGAAAGCTGGGAAGATCCAAACTTAAGCTTTTCAAAATGATCTGTTCTAGTTCTTTGATGATGTAACCCTAACTGCTACCTTATTTTGATCTATAACTACCATGTGATTTCCACACAATTAATATCAGGATAATATGAACGCTCTACATGGAAACTAGCAGAGTCAGCATGCATATTCAATAGTGGTATGCTGGACCAGGACAGGCTTCTTTCGGAACAAAAACACTGTGGCTGAAATGCACGTGTCTTCACTTTGATTGAATCAAGAGTATTATGTGTTTGTCTAGTGTTCACTCTATACAACTAGAGGGCTTTGCGGGTTGACAATTTACCAtcaaaataaactttaaaataaataaaataaattttataataaattttacttgtttgtttaaaatatgtcagGGATCCTAACAAAGATACGCGTGCTCCTCCCAGCAATCATACATTGCACCTCTGAGACAGAAATCCACAGTACCCAGAGGCATCTTTATCAAGACTTCCTGTTTGAAGGCTAGGCATTCTGacattaataaataaaagcacaTTTCTAGCTTGTATGGTATAGGCATTATTCAGATATTTCCTCCTGAGCTTCTGGAAAATTGATAGGAGCAAGAGTCCTCTTTTCTCCTCATATGGGACATTGAATAGCCAATTTGAGAGGGCTTATCTCATTATCACATGATAATAGGCTTTCCCTAATTCAGAATTTAATCTCCAGAGACCAAGAGATTCTTTATTCAAAGTAGTGCAGGATCTCTCAATCTGACCACCAGCTTTCCCCAGAGAGAAAAGGAGCAGAGGATGAGTGCAGACCAAAGACTGCCTGTTTCAGGTAGCAAATCGTGTGTGAACAGACTCAGT
This sequence is a window from Pogona vitticeps strain Pit_001003342236 chromosome 4, PviZW2.1, whole genome shotgun sequence. Protein-coding genes within it:
- the ICE1 gene encoding little elongation complex subunit 1 isoform X3 is translated as MRPSSPAFVQDILFGDITDSSDDEMNENAQMLENIMEKSDQSEPAIETVQENHSAGSWNKCSSSSINLANNDPQEPPEKLRKLRDEQSVLYPDPLTATSTYFSEKDATSKNQERHLEENSDFMEIHTVTGKTAHSTEGFSEKTVSTTDRLLLPSLMSINLQGQQETVKPVYVQEMLTGSIVDVLEDSSAFKEEKGKKELARTKLDDWPQPLQDRDPQKIEGLTGGGVKDVSDNIQSESNSIKAWRVDGEPTEQNAAPEVCSADKNDVQFMEKKMNVSTRKSLFGAERQLELVQQQSAEVPFRQPSKKVINASDTGTKSQYVEEGHSRAQKSNEQNEMEANGKGFVNIDALSPELHFTLEAVGCTESLCHVDEVVQIGNECSITASVPTKNIDDNPLKTADSMTEEPKSMDIKKEGLQEEQVMDQKVFAKLPQETGGKSDSVIPAQTFVIKNTLLLSEGLVESNSVAFELENVTESASELDCTENMGTESKCASKVDSVSNSFQTAEISKEEECLVSSSIQEKGNESLNITEKEAIHSLMVGEGEKPSALGTMYNEKVSSLSRNLQCGTNDTSQEMSDWYGKSNSSSLKKYATEETEKNDGYSVAKEMVSEHIKNEGAVPSEQNVSEPENRDIETILTTTVKSTTESIGVTCPNLEVNLGHLSRNVQNSGDDSVAPSHIPTCIVLSSIIREMRACVNCPNSGEGLKGKEGNINDSEESSHRTIDWLSNSKNEVQSLSGELQALIKGYHGGNKSEALTPEASSLNSIDVPTQNKSVQNDEELVIPDKSGTSSNTVKQTLEATAKEIAALLSSDIKSETVDEAKMSENTIVNSPVSDSSEEETCLLRKVDFTKTPPRFATAKDGLEGIRSSPTGTLSTISPDDDVHELSQDAESASLKDGQSAICDTDSQMIAWEHSYAERLTCSDENALLELEDSIATEKSGERQTEQNIPPVFSLPSQALTYEKSLSRKLSARNLEIDSDTSAPDTKHSGVSVETSDVQSNISEEKSSPAQGRSFAASDLEQSQLTSCHADDGNNKECCVENKGTTPAVKTNLNAMPPTFESSNSISEQEKLVSVKLDSLVLFEPCPKNGAEQVSKPTDSIDAADVKSGQDRLFHRIPSFKGRRKSRHTLLTETILAEADTSAPTKHCPKTLAKIRQEMGPPLPPLLPPLLATPPRTVKPVSPRMSLSRQSSLPSSLHELVSHLCEIPVSPSMSPLSDTPKCESTATLTTPSPSEMSVGQRTLSSPLQFCATTPKHALPVPGRLPPSAASSGIPSVPQENSVKILDSMYPELSARARTLNILKGNIQLSRSSSLDSKNIPQPVHQISGFKAINSTSTVFVKTGTKNMSYPDQPFSSMNETGKRTLSSVAMPKGAKRPRLNSRLPNLEICKEELSSVVSDVDHQCSADETVSLGNEDATHSVGDCNSELPLSFEKTDNPDSRAVAAALEKIAKDCFDVLPVIRSHVLVGNTLRVPVMRDEEKEVVYELSVAKKSLAEPALQAILNKLKKEKMSLSHNYIQSLCRVYVGICRQLGDLERARLFCYSLLKEDLPQSDRLTLFIGSIWNEIFSSEGVINKAIQLVVRQRARGNVLHCLNTYLNWEESTPLDAGMMISSLLLAIQLCPQMEFQLSEQYGEDLNESTWEYVFAIDLLCSHQKWCWTHDNIISKELWPIMDKWIKNRKNNGNASSPSEVIVATVLRLIGRLGQIGLREGFSSAVENISSVIGAFLQHAREKDVAWGVQLAAAYALCDLSPSSPPKILEVLQAWEQVNTNSLPPAITNGIADVSSLVKCAGRQEEWSAT